A region of Arabidopsis thaliana chromosome 5, partial sequence DNA encodes the following proteins:
- a CDS encoding Protein kinase superfamily protein (Protein kinase superfamily protein; FUNCTIONS IN: kinase activity; INVOLVED IN: protein amino acid phosphorylation; LOCATED IN: endomembrane system; CONTAINS InterPro DOMAIN/s: Protein kinase, ATP binding site (InterPro:IPR017441), Protein kinase, catalytic domain (InterPro:IPR000719), Serine-threonine/tyrosine-protein kinase (InterPro:IPR001245), Protein kinase-like domain (InterPro:IPR011009), Serine/threonine-protein kinase, active site (InterPro:IPR008271); BEST Arabidopsis thaliana protein match is: Protein kinase superfamily protein (TAIR:AT1G66910.1); Has 1807 Blast hits to 1807 proteins in 277 species: Archae - 0; Bacteria - 0; Metazoa - 736; Fungi - 347; Plants - 385; Viruses - 0; Other Eukaryotes - 339 (source: NCBI BLink).): protein MINLSLYQTNSLSYTIIWMLFVIPSCVLSVDERQKHCSPTFRCGKQTDLYYPFWSPDREECGHPVFKVNCSGDFAEFTISTVKFHVLEMNYESRIIRLVRTEYLNNLCPWHPENRSINQEVLPFLQDTELGTFYYNCSGPTVDELANGYIRQLGCDEEVGGKSYFVSSPSHPGNRAILDGLSASCERNVDIPVSRSAMETTATNQSLEAIKKVLDVGFELGFNSDCSLCVASKGACGFNQSSKAFVCYCKDEPHEHTCGKMGIGIGLGCGFLGATLITVCLLCFFFQKRRTSHHLRPRDNNLKGLVQLKQYSYAEVRKITKLFSHTLGKGGFGTVYGGNLCDGRKVAVKILKDFKSNGEDFINEVASMSQTSHVNIVSLLGFCYEGSKRAIVYEFLENGSLDQFLSEKKSLNLDVSTLYRIALGVARGLDYLHHGCKTRIVHFDIKPQNILLDDTFCPKVSDFGLAKLCEKRESILSLLDARGTIGYIAPEVFSGMYGRVSHKSDVYSYGMLVLEMIGAKNKEIEETAASNSSSAYFPDWIYKNLENGEDTWKFGDEISREDKEVAKKMTLVGLWCIQPSPLNRPPMNRIVEMMEGSLDVLEVPPKPSIHYSAEPLPQLSSFSEENSIYTEVFIGSTS, encoded by the exons ATGATCAATCTTTCTCTATATCAGACAAATTCTTTGTCCTATACAATCATATGGATGCTCTTTGTGATTCCCTCTTGTGTGTTGTCAGTTGATGAGCGACAGAAACACTGCTCTCCTACGTTTAGATGTGGCAAGCAGACAGATCTCTATTATCCCTTTTGGTCACCTGACCGAGAAGAGTGCGGTCACCCGGTTTTCAAGGTCAACTGCAGCGGAGATTTCGCAGAGTTTACTATATCCACGGTTAAGTTCCACGTCCTCGAGATGAACTATGAGTCTCGTATAATAAGACTTGTAAGAACAGAGTATCTCAACAATCTTTGTCCTTGGCATCCAGAGAACAGATCAATCAACCAAGAAGtccttccatttcttcaagACACCGAGCTAGGAACCTTTTATTACAACTGCTCTGGTCCAACGGTAGACGAACTTGCCAATGGTTACATCAGACAGCTTGGGTGTGATGAAGAAGTTGGTGGGAAAAGTTACTTTGTCTCGTCCCCTTCACATCCTGGGAATAGAGCTATCTTAGATGGGTTAAGTGCATCGTGTGAAAGAAACGTCGATATCCCTGTTTCTCGATCTGCCATGGAGACAACAGCGACAAATCAGAGTCTCGAGGCTATAAAGAAGGTTCTTGATGTGGGTTTCGAACTTGGCTTTAACAGTGATTGTTCCCTATGCGTAGCATCAAAAGGTGCTTGTGGCTTTAATCAGAGCTCAAAAGCATTCGTCtgttattgtaaagatgagcCTCACGAGCATACATGTGGAAAGATGGGTATAG GCATTGGACTTGGCTGTGGATTTTTGGGTGCCACTCTTATTACCGTatgtttgctctgtttctttttccaaaagaGACGAACTTCACATCATCTAAGACCAAGAGACAATAACCTAAAGGGGCTAGTACAACTGAAACAGTACAGTTATGCCGAAGTGaggaaaattacaaaattattttctcaCACGCTTGGGAAAGGAGGATTTGGAACTGTCTATGGGGGAAACCTTTGCGATGGTCGTAAGGTTGCAGtgaaaatattgaaagattttaagagTAATGGTGAAGACTTCATCAATGAAGTCGCAAGCATGAGCCAAACATCTCATGTTAACATTGTTTCTTTGCTTGGTTTTTGCTATGAAGGGTCCAAAAGAGCTATTGTGTATGAGTTTCTAGAGAATGGGTCGCTGGATCAATTCCTCTCTGAAAAGAAGTCACTGAATCTAGATGTAAGTACGCTATACAGAATCGCTCTAGGTGTTGCCCGGGGACTTGATTACTTGCACCATGGCTGCAAAACAAGGATTGTTCATTTCGACATCAAACCTCAGAATATACTATTAGATGACACATTCTGCCCTAAAGTCTCAGACTTTGGCCTTGCTAAGCTCTGcgaaaaaagagaaagcatTTTGTCCTTGCTAGACGCAAGAGGAACAATAGGTTACATTGCACCTGAGGTGTTTTCAGGAATGTATGGAAGAGTCTCTCACAAGTCAGATGTTTACAGCTATGGAATGTTAGTCCTCGAGATGATCGgagcaaagaacaaagaaatagAGGAAACTGCTGCTTCTAACTCTAGTTCAGCTTATTTTCCAGATTGGATCtataaaaatcttgaaaatggAGAGGATACATGGAAATTTGGTGATGAGATAAGTAGAGAGGATAAAGAGGTTGCAAAGAAGATGACCTTGGTGGGTCTCTGGTGTATACAACCATCTCCATTAAATCGTCCACCGATGAACAGAATTGTTGAGATGATGGAAGGAAGTTTGGATGTTCTTGAAGTCCCTCCTAAGCCTTCTATACATTATTCTGCAGAGCCTCTTCCGCAACTGTCTTCTTTCTCAGAAGAGAATTCAATCTACACTGAGGTATTTATAGGATCCACAAGTTGA
- a CDS encoding F-box family protein (F-box family protein; CONTAINS InterPro DOMAIN/s: F-box domain, cyclin-like (InterPro:IPR001810), Protein of unknown function DUF295 (InterPro:IPR005174); BEST Arabidopsis thaliana protein match is: F-box family protein with a domain of unknown function (DUF295) (TAIR:AT2G03560.1); Has 35333 Blast hits to 34131 proteins in 2444 species: Archae - 798; Bacteria - 22429; Metazoa - 974; Fungi - 991; Plants - 531; Viruses - 0; Other Eukaryotes - 9610 (source: NCBI BLink).) has protein sequence MYTPNDSMREEISLKVFVNHDWSKLCPDILRSILESLSSTDFHRAKTVCSDWYSNWKTCVKPLCPWRIMYVKDSLMLFKPGEDKIYKGTNVGLSNDSYYMASSGNWLLMVDSHLGFYIFNLLTSKRIDLPSMESSIRGGKVRFEQNHEHGFNWGHFVEPSRKVTVSKITITRESRAVLWIDERTGDFVVAWIFNYRYLFSYKKGDDSWWNWNNHWNMESLNLSFLDLAYRNSKLYIYITKSHIKVVDFSGNDPIEVIDKNPYWEHPFRYLTKKGEYINKRRIAIQKSGDVLIILSVLAQRSKEKVLFYIFKMNLASKIWERVESIGDDEMLIFGHGVTIRAPVQDVGDGIKSGSICFVSDVWPPYYSPAATNWGVFDLATSIIKWSKKDSFNNRYVQTYLFFPGFA, from the coding sequence ATGTATACGCCAAACGATTCGATGAGAGAAGAGATAAGCCTAAAAGTGTTTGTAAATCACGATTGGTCCAAACTTTGTCCCGATATCTTACGGTCGATCCTCGAAAGCTTGAGCTCTACTGATTTTCACCGAGCAAAAACTGTTTGCTCAGATTGGTATTCAAATTGGAAAACATGCGTGAAGCCTCTTTGTCCATGGCGGATCATGTACGTAAAAGATTCATTGATGTTGTTCAAACCCGGAGAAgacaagatttacaaaggaACAAACGTTGGACTCTCCAACGACAGCTATTATATGGCTAGCTCCGGAAACTGGCTCTTGATGGTAGATTCTCATCTCGGTTTCTACATTTTTAACCTGTTAACGAGCAAAAGAATTGATCTTCCATCAATGGAGTCTTCAATTCGCGGTGGAAAAGTGAGATTCGAGCAAAACCACGAGCATGGATTCAACTGGGGACACTTTGTCGAACCTTCTCGTAAGGTTACCGTGTCAAAAATAACCATCACACGGGAAAGTAGAGCTGTTCTGTGGATAGACGAGAGAACAGGAGATTTTGTGGTTGCTTGGATTTTTAACTATCGTTACTTGTTCTCATACAAGAAAGGAGATGATTCGTGGTGGAACTGGAATAACCATTGGAATATGGAAAGCttgaatttaagttttttggaTTTGGCTTACAGAAACAGCAAGCTTTATATCTACATTACTAAGAGTCACATCAAAGTTGTTGATTTCTCTGGAAATGATCCCATAGAAGTAATCGATAAAAACCCGTATTGGGAACATCCGTTTCGATACTTAACCAAAAAAGGGGAATACATTAATAAGAGGAGAATAGCGATTCAGAAATCAGGAGACGTTTTGATTATCTTGAGTGTATTAGCACaaagatcaaaagagaaagttttattttacatcTTTAAGATGAATCTTGCGAGTAAAATATGGGAAAGAGTAGAATCTattggagatgatgagatGTTGATCTTTGGTCATGGGGTTACGATAAGAGCACCGGTTCAAGATGTTGGTGATGGAATCAAGAGTGGTTCAATATGTTTCGTCAGTGACGTATGGCCACCATATTATTCTCCTGCTGCTACAAATTGGGGTGTCTTCGATCTTGCAACAAGTATAATCAAATGGTCTAAGAAAGACAGTTTTAATAATAGATATGttcaaacttatttgttttttccagGATTTGCTTAG
- the PR5K gene encoding PR5-like receptor kinase: MVEGFSLSLMFLLVSHFFVSGVMSRNFTIENKCDYTVWPGFLTMTTAVSLPTNGFSLKKGESRVINVPPSWSGRLWGRSFCSTSSTGNFSCATGDCGSGKIECSDSGARPPTTLIDFTLDATDGQDFYDVSVVDGYNLPLVVVPQRLGSGRTCSNVGCVVNLNKTCPSELKVMGSSNKEHPIACMNACQKFGLPEFCCYGEYGKPAKCQPTLYSTNFKNECPLAYSYAYDNENNTFRCSNSPNYVITFCPNDISSMSQPSKETNGGTKQKSSWKLKLIVGVSAALTLMILIVVVIIVRTKNMRNSEWNDQNVEAVAMLKRYSYTRVKKMTNSFAHVLGKGGFGTVYKGKLADSGRDVAVKILKVSEGNGEEFINEVASMSRTSHVNIVSLLGFCYEKNKRAIIYEFMPNGSLDKYISANMSTKMEWERLYDVAVGISRGLEYLHNRCVTRIVHFDIKPQNILMDENLCPKISDFGLAKLCKNKESIISMLHMRGTFGYIAPEMFSKNFGAVSHKSDVYSYGMVVLEMIGAKNIEKVEYSGSNNGSMYFPEWVYKDFEKGEITRIFGDSITDEEEKIAKKLVLVALWCIQMNPSDRPPMIKVIEMLEGNLEALQVPPNPLLFSPEETVPDTLEDSDDTSTFFNPSHFERGTQYCWLMKTIFCCFSLGKRETLI, encoded by the exons ATGGTTGAAGGGTTCTCATTGTCATTGATGTTCCTCCTTGTTTCACATTTCTTTGTCTCAG GAGTAATGTCGAGAAACTTTACTATAGAGAACAAATGCGATTACACTGTCTGGCCGGGATTCCTAACCATGACTACTGCGGTTTCGCTCCCCACCAACGGCTTCTCCCTCAAGAAAGGGGAGTCACGTGTCATCAATGTGCCACCGTCATGGTCAGGTCGTTTGTGGGGTAGATCGTTCTGCTCCACCAGCTCAACAGGGAATTTCTCATGTGCCACGGGAGACTGCGGCTCCGGAAAAATCGAGTGCTCCGATTCCGGAGCAAGGCCTCCTACGACGCTAATTGATTTTACCCTTGACGCTACCGACGGTCAAGACTTCTACGATGTAAGCGTCGTGGATGGTTACAACCTTCCGTTGGTTGTGGTCCCACAACGTCTAGGGAGTGGCCGGACATGTAGCAACGTTGGTTGTGTGGTTAACTTGAACAAGACTTGTCCGTCGGAGCTTAAAGTGATGGGAAGCTCTAACAAGGAACATCCCATTGCTTGCATGAACGCTTGTCAGAAATTCGGGTTGCCGGAGTTCTGCTGCTACGGTGAGTACGGTAAACCTGCAAAATGTCAACCGACGCTTTACTCTACGAATTTCAAGAACGAGTGTCCACTCGCTTATAGCTATGCTTATGACAATGAAAACAACACCTTCAGATGCTCAAACTCACCTAACTATGTCATCACCTTTTGCCC CAACGACATAAGTTCAATGTCTCAACCATCCAAGGAAACTAATGGAGGAACGAAAC AAAAGTCATCATGGAAGTTAAAACTCATAGTTG GAGTCTCAGCAGCTTTGACCCTGATGATCTTAATTGTGGTCGTAATAATAGTGAGAACAAAGAATATGAGAAATAGTGAGTGGAATGATCAGAACGTTGAAGCAGTTGCAATGTTGAAACGATACAGTTATACAAGAGTCAAGAAGATGACAAACTCATTTGCGCATGTTCTCGGTAAAGGAGGATTTGGAACTGTCTACAAAGGAAAGTTAGCCGATAGCGGTCGGGATGTCGCAGTTAAGATCTTGAAGGTGTCAGAGGGTAATGGAGAAGAGTTCATTAATGAAGTAGCAAGCATGAGTAGAACATCTCATGTCAATATTGTTTCTCTGCTTGGATTCTGTTATGAAAAGAACAAGAGAGCTATAATCTACGAGTTCATGCCGAATGGGTCCCTCGACAAGTATATTTCTGCGAATATGTCAACAAAGATGGAATGGGAAAGATTATACGACGTTGCGGTAGGTATCTCTCGCGGCCTAGAGTATTTACACAATCGGTGTGTCACGAGGATTGTCCATTTCGACATAAAGCCGCAGAACATACTGATGGACGAAAATCTTTGTCCtaagatttcagattttggtCTTGCTAAACTCTGCAAAAATAAGGAGAGCATCATATCAATGCTACACATGAGAGGGACCTTTGGATACATTGCCCCTGAAATGTTTTCCAAGAATTTTGGAGCAGTTTCGCATAAGTCAGATGTTTATAGTTATGGGATGGTAGTTCTTGAGATGATTGGAGCAAAGAATATAGAAAAGGTTGAATATTCTGGATCTAACAATGGTTCAATGTACTTTCCAGAATGGGTCTATAAAGATTTTGAGAAGGGAGAAATCACAAGGATTTTTGGAGATAGTAtaactgatgaagaagagaaaattgcAAAGAAATTGGTATTGGTTGCTCTATGGTGTATACAGATGAATCCATCAGACCGTCCACCAATGATCAAAGTCATTGAGATGTTAGAGGGGAATCTAGAGGCTCTTCAAGTACCACCTAATCCTCTCTTGTTTTCACCCGAGGAAACGGTTCCAGACACTCTTGAAGATAGTGATGACACTTCAACCTTCTTTAATCCAAGTCATTTTGAAAGAG GCACTCAATATTGTTGGTTAATGAAGACtattttctgttgtttttctcttggaaagagagaaacgtTAATATAA
- the PR5K gene encoding PR5-like receptor kinase (PR5-like receptor kinase (PR5K); FUNCTIONS IN: transmembrane receptor protein serine/threonine kinase activity, kinase activity; INVOLVED IN: response to fungus; LOCATED IN: endomembrane system; EXPRESSED IN: 6 plant structures; EXPRESSED DURING: petal differentiation and expansion stage; CONTAINS InterPro DOMAIN/s: Protein kinase, ATP binding site (InterPro:IPR017441), Protein kinase, catalytic domain (InterPro:IPR000719), Thaumatin, conserved site (InterPro:IPR017949), Serine-threonine/tyrosine-protein kinase (InterPro:IPR001245), Protein kinase-like domain (InterPro:IPR011009), Serine/threonine-protein kinase, active site (InterPro:IPR008271), Thaumatin, pathogenesis-related (InterPro:IPR001938); BEST Arabidopsis thaliana protein match is: receptor serine/threonine kinase, putative (TAIR:AT1G70250.1); Has 1807 Blast hits to 1807 proteins in 277 species: Archae - 0; Bacteria - 0; Metazoa - 736; Fungi - 347; Plants - 385; Viruses - 0; Other Eukaryotes - 339 (source: NCBI BLink).) has protein sequence MVEGFSLSLMFLLVSHFFVSGVMSRNFTIENKCDYTVWPGFLTMTTAVSLPTNGFSLKKGESRVINVPPSWSGRLWGRSFCSTSSTGNFSCATGDCGSGKIECSDSGARPPTTLIDFTLDATDGQDFYDVSVVDGYNLPLVVVPQRLGSGRTCSNVGCVVNLNKTCPSELKVMGSSNKEHPIACMNACQKFGLPEFCCYGEYGKPAKCQPTLYSTNFKNECPLAYSYAYDNENNTFRCSNSPNYVITFCPNDISSMSQPSKETNGGTKQKSSWKLKLIVGVSAALTLMILIVVVIIVRTKNMRNSEWNDQNVEAVAMLKRYSYTRVKKMTNSFAHVLGKGGFGTVYKGKLADSGRDVAVKILKVSEGNGEEFINEVASMSRTSHVNIVSLLGFCYEKNKRAIIYEFMPNGSLDKYISANMSTKMEWERLYDVAVGISRGLEYLHNRCVTRIVHFDIKPQNILMDENLCPKISDFGLAKLCKNKESIISMLHMRGTFGYIAPEMFSKNFGAVSHKSDVYSYGMVVLEMIGAKNIEKVEYSGSNNGSMYFPEWVYKDFEKGEITRIFGDSITDEEEKIAKKLVLVALWCIQMNPSDRPPMIKVIEMLEGNLEALQVPPNPLLFSPEETVPDTLEDSDDTSTFFNPSHFERGTLLDSEDVLQHGSRSS, from the exons ATGGTTGAAGGGTTCTCATTGTCATTGATGTTCCTCCTTGTTTCACATTTCTTTGTCTCAG GAGTAATGTCGAGAAACTTTACTATAGAGAACAAATGCGATTACACTGTCTGGCCGGGATTCCTAACCATGACTACTGCGGTTTCGCTCCCCACCAACGGCTTCTCCCTCAAGAAAGGGGAGTCACGTGTCATCAATGTGCCACCGTCATGGTCAGGTCGTTTGTGGGGTAGATCGTTCTGCTCCACCAGCTCAACAGGGAATTTCTCATGTGCCACGGGAGACTGCGGCTCCGGAAAAATCGAGTGCTCCGATTCCGGAGCAAGGCCTCCTACGACGCTAATTGATTTTACCCTTGACGCTACCGACGGTCAAGACTTCTACGATGTAAGCGTCGTGGATGGTTACAACCTTCCGTTGGTTGTGGTCCCACAACGTCTAGGGAGTGGCCGGACATGTAGCAACGTTGGTTGTGTGGTTAACTTGAACAAGACTTGTCCGTCGGAGCTTAAAGTGATGGGAAGCTCTAACAAGGAACATCCCATTGCTTGCATGAACGCTTGTCAGAAATTCGGGTTGCCGGAGTTCTGCTGCTACGGTGAGTACGGTAAACCTGCAAAATGTCAACCGACGCTTTACTCTACGAATTTCAAGAACGAGTGTCCACTCGCTTATAGCTATGCTTATGACAATGAAAACAACACCTTCAGATGCTCAAACTCACCTAACTATGTCATCACCTTTTGCCC CAACGACATAAGTTCAATGTCTCAACCATCCAAGGAAACTAATGGAGGAACGAAAC AAAAGTCATCATGGAAGTTAAAACTCATAGTTG GAGTCTCAGCAGCTTTGACCCTGATGATCTTAATTGTGGTCGTAATAATAGTGAGAACAAAGAATATGAGAAATAGTGAGTGGAATGATCAGAACGTTGAAGCAGTTGCAATGTTGAAACGATACAGTTATACAAGAGTCAAGAAGATGACAAACTCATTTGCGCATGTTCTCGGTAAAGGAGGATTTGGAACTGTCTACAAAGGAAAGTTAGCCGATAGCGGTCGGGATGTCGCAGTTAAGATCTTGAAGGTGTCAGAGGGTAATGGAGAAGAGTTCATTAATGAAGTAGCAAGCATGAGTAGAACATCTCATGTCAATATTGTTTCTCTGCTTGGATTCTGTTATGAAAAGAACAAGAGAGCTATAATCTACGAGTTCATGCCGAATGGGTCCCTCGACAAGTATATTTCTGCGAATATGTCAACAAAGATGGAATGGGAAAGATTATACGACGTTGCGGTAGGTATCTCTCGCGGCCTAGAGTATTTACACAATCGGTGTGTCACGAGGATTGTCCATTTCGACATAAAGCCGCAGAACATACTGATGGACGAAAATCTTTGTCCtaagatttcagattttggtCTTGCTAAACTCTGCAAAAATAAGGAGAGCATCATATCAATGCTACACATGAGAGGGACCTTTGGATACATTGCCCCTGAAATGTTTTCCAAGAATTTTGGAGCAGTTTCGCATAAGTCAGATGTTTATAGTTATGGGATGGTAGTTCTTGAGATGATTGGAGCAAAGAATATAGAAAAGGTTGAATATTCTGGATCTAACAATGGTTCAATGTACTTTCCAGAATGGGTCTATAAAGATTTTGAGAAGGGAGAAATCACAAGGATTTTTGGAGATAGTAtaactgatgaagaagagaaaattgcAAAGAAATTGGTATTGGTTGCTCTATGGTGTATACAGATGAATCCATCAGACCGTCCACCAATGATCAAAGTCATTGAGATGTTAGAGGGGAATCTAGAGGCTCTTCAAGTACCACCTAATCCTCTCTTGTTTTCACCCGAGGAAACGGTTCCAGACACTCTTGAAGATAGTGATGACACTTCAACCTTCTTTAATCCAAGTCATTTTGAAAGAGGTACTCTCTTAGATAGTGAAGATGTTTTACAACATGGGTCAAGGTCCTCCTAA